ACAAACGGGTCCGCGGTAGGGGGCCGAGGGCGCCCGGTTCGGTCGCCGCTCCGCACACCCGTAAGAGCGGTGAACACTCTGCGGATAAAGCCGGTCATCATTCACGCGCTCCTCAATCTGCTACGGTGCCGTGGTCGCGTAGGTATCGCGGCCGGGCGCCCGAGTCAATGCAGCAACCGCATCCGACCCAGACCGCCCTTGCACCCGTCGCTGGGAATGGGGTATAGGCGTCCAAGCGCTAACTGTACTCGGAGCACCCGCAGGGAATGGCGATGCCAAATATTGTGGCGCTGGTCACTGCGCGGGGCGGGTCCAAGGGCGTCCCCGGTAAGAACTTGGCGGTCATCGCTGGCAAACCGCTCGTCGCGTGGTCGGTCGGGGCCGCGCTCGGCGCGAGTGCGGTGACCCGCGTTCTACTTTCGACTGATGATCCGCGGATCGCTGACGCGGGCCGCGCGGCCGGGGCCGAGGTGCCGTTCCTGCGCCCCCCCGGGCTCGCCCGCGACGACTCGTCCCTCCTGCCCGTCGTGCTCCACGCCCTCGATTGGCTGCGGGGCGACGGGGGGCACGAACCGGACGCCCTTCTGTTGCTCCAGCCGACGTCGCCGCTGCGCGACGCCCGGGACATCGACGACGCCGCTGGACTGTTATCGGCGACCGACGACGCGGTGGTCGGGGTGTGCCCGACGCACCACCACCCGCTGCTCGTGCAGCGGATCGCGAACGACGGCCGGTTGGAGCGCTACGTCCCCGCCGGGTCGGACTATCCGCGGCGCCAGGATCTGCCCCCCGCGTACGCGCTCAACGGCGCGATCTATCTGATCCGCCCCGCCGCGCTGCGCGAGCACGGAACATTCTTCCCGCCGCGCACGCGCGCCTACGTCATGCCGCCGGAACGGTCGCTGGACGTGGACGAACCGTGGGACCTGCACCTCGTCCGCCTGGTTATGGAGAACCCCGCGTGGCACCCACGACTCTCACGCTCGCCGGGCGCCCGGTCGGTTCTGGGCACCCCTGCTTCGTCATTGCGGAAGCCGGCGTGAACCACAACGGCGACGTCGACCGCGCGCACCGGCTCGTGGACGCCGCCGCCGGTGCCGGGGCCGACGCCGTCAAGTTCCAGACCTTCCGCGCCGACCGGCTCGCAAGCGCCGCGGCGCCAAAGGCCGCGTACCAGGCGGCCCGAACCGGGGCCGCGCAGTCGCAACTCGACATGCTCCGCGCGCTCGAACTCGCGCCGGAAGCCCACGCCGAACTGCAAGCCCACGCCCGCGACCGCGGCCTTGTGTTCCTGTCCACTCCGTTCGACGAAGAGAGTGCCGACCTGTTGGAAGCGCTCGACGTGCCGGCGTTCAAGGTGCCCTCGGGCGAACTGACCAACCTGCCGTTCCTCGCGCACCTGGCCCGCAAGGGTAAACCGCTGATCGTCTCCACCGGTATGGCCGGGCTCGGCGAAGTCGAGGCCGCGGTGCGGGAGATCGAAGCCAACGGCGCCCCGGGCCTCGTTTTGTTACACTGCGTCAGCAGCTACCCGGCACGGCCCGAGGACTCGAACCTGCGCGTGATGGCGACGCTCGCCGCCGCGTTCGGCGCACCCACGGGCTACTCGGACCACACGCTCGGAATCGCGGTCCCACTGGCGGCCGCGGCGCTGGGGGCGTGCGTCATCGAGAAGCACTTCACACTGGACCGGTCACTTCCCGGCCCCGACCACCAGGCATCGGCCGAACCCGCGGAACTCACCGCGCTCGTCGAGGGCGTCCGCACCATCGAGTCGGCGCTCGGCGACGGGCGCAAACGCGCGGTCGCGGCGGAAATCGACACGGCCGCAGTAGCGCGGCGGAGTTTGGTCGCGGCCGCGGACATCCCGGCCGGAGCGCCCCTGACCCCGGACCTGATCGCGCTGCGTCGACCGGGCACCGGGCTACCGCCGGCTCTACACCCGTTCCTGCTCGGCCGAAGGGCGACGACCGCCATTCCCGCCGGCACTCTCCTGCGGCTGGAGATGCTGACATGAGGGCGATCGGCGTGGTGACCGCGGCGCGCTCCGAGTACGGAATCTACAAACCGCTCCTGCGCAAACTGCGCGCCCGCCCCGAC
The Gemmata palustris DNA segment above includes these coding regions:
- a CDS encoding acylneuraminate cytidylyltransferase family protein, whose translation is MPNIVALVTARGGSKGVPGKNLAVIAGKPLVAWSVGAALGASAVTRVLLSTDDPRIADAGRAAGAEVPFLRPPGLARDDSSLLPVVLHALDWLRGDGGHEPDALLLLQPTSPLRDARDIDDAAGLLSATDDAVVGVCPTHHHPLLVQRIANDGRLERYVPAGSDYPRRQDLPPAYALNGAIYLIRPAALREHGTFFPPRTRAYVMPPERSLDVDEPWDLHLVRLVMENPAWHPRLSRSPGARSVLGTPASSLRKPA
- the neuB gene encoding N-acetylneuraminate synthase yields the protein MAPTTLTLAGRPVGSGHPCFVIAEAGVNHNGDVDRAHRLVDAAAGAGADAVKFQTFRADRLASAAAPKAAYQAARTGAAQSQLDMLRALELAPEAHAELQAHARDRGLVFLSTPFDEESADLLEALDVPAFKVPSGELTNLPFLAHLARKGKPLIVSTGMAGLGEVEAAVREIEANGAPGLVLLHCVSSYPARPEDSNLRVMATLAAAFGAPTGYSDHTLGIAVPLAAAALGACVIEKHFTLDRSLPGPDHQASAEPAELTALVEGVRTIESALGDGRKRAVAAEIDTAAVARRSLVAAADIPAGAPLTPDLIALRRPGTGLPPALHPFLLGRRATTAIPAGTLLRLEMLT